The Pseudomonas solani genome segment AGCGAGGCGTGGATGGGCCTGTGGACCCTGTTCTACTGGGCCTGGTGGATTTCCTGGGCGCCCTTCGTCGGCATGTTTATCGCCCGCATCTCCCGCGGCCGCACGGTGCGCGAGCTGGTCTGCGGCGTGCTGCTGATCCCTCTGGGCTTCACCCTGGCGTGGCTGTCGATCTTCGGCAACAGCGCCCTGGACCTGGTGATGGACCAGAACGCGGCCGAGCTGGGCAAGGCGGCGCTGGAGCAGCCGGCGATGTCCATCTACCTGCTGCTGGAGCACTACCCCTGGGCCAAGGCGGTGATCGGCCTGTCGATCTGCGTGGGCTTCGTGCTGTTCCTGACCCCGGCGGATTCCGGCTCGGTGATGCTCGCCAACCTGTCGCGCAAGGGGGGCGAGCTGGACGAGGACGCGCCCAACTGGCTGCGCATCTTCTGGTCGGTGCTGATCACCCTGGTGACCATCGGCCTGCTATTCGCCGGCAACTTCACCGCCATGCAGACGGTGGTGGTGCTGGCCGGCCTGCCGTTCTCGGTGGTGCTGCTGCTCTACATGTTCGCCCTGCTCAAGGCCATGCGCACCGACTTGGAGGCGCAGGAGATGAACCGGCACTCACCGGTGATCGCGCCCGGCCCCGTCTGACCGGCCCGCAATGAGCAACGCCCCAGGGGAAACCCCGGGGCGTTTTCGTTTATGGCGGATGGCTCCGTCCGTAGGGCGGGTGAAACCCGCGAAAGCCCTGTGCCGCCGATGTCGGGTTGCACCCGACCTACCCGCCATGGCCAATGTAGGGGCGATTTCAATGGCTCTGTCTGCGTTAAGTGTTGCTAGAGGATTTGAGTCCAGCTGATTGCCGAGCTCTGGTGATATTTCTGGTTTCGCCCACCCGGGCGAGTCCCTTTTAACAATCGTCGGAATGCCGAACCACTTAAAAGGAACCAAAAGGGCTTGCCCCTGCATACGGGTCTGGCTTCGCCAGACTCCCCTCGCTCCATCATCGTTACTCGCTACGCTCGCCCTTCGGGCCGCACTGAAGTGCGTTCGCCGCAAGCGTCGTCTGGGGCCGGCGCGATGGGCCATCCATGGCCTGGCGCGCCTCTCGCGGCATCCATGTCGCTCAACCCCTTCCACGACGATTCGCTCGGCCTCCTGAAAGGGGCATTTGGCGGCTGCTCCAACTTTCTTCGTCCAACGCATCACCACGTGGTGCGCACGGACTTTCGTAGGATGGTGTAGAGCGAAGCGAAACCCATGCGGTGGAGGTGGCACGAGCCTTGGGGCGCCCGGAAAGTGCCGTGCTTGAGCGCCTGCATTAAAACCACAAAGCTAACGCCGACAGCGCCATTTCAATCGCCAAGCGGCGCGTCGCGCCGCCATTACGCGCGTCAGCCGGTCGCCTTGGCCAGCTGCAGGTCGAGGTAGTCGTAGGCGATCTGCAGCGCCTGCCGGGCGTTGAAGGTGGTGCCGGTGAGGGCGCTGCGCAGCCACAGGCCGTCGATCAGCGCGGCCAGGCCACGGGCGGCGGCGCGGGCGGGTTCCTGGGGCAGCACGCGGCGGAATTCGCAGCACAGGTTGGAGTAGAGGCGGTGGTCGTTGACCCGTTGCAGGCGGCGCAGGGCGGGCTGGTGCATGCTGGTGGCCCAGAACGCCAGCCAGGTCTTCATGGCCGGGCCGTTGACCTGGCTGTCGTCGAAGTTGCCGTCGATGATGGCGCGCAGGTGCGCCCGTGCGGAGTCGTCGCCCAGGGCCGCGCGACGTTCGCGCACGGCCGTGCTCAGGGCCTGCATCAGGTGGCGCATGGTGGCTTCGAGCAGGCCGTTCTTGTCCTTGAAATAGTGGCTGATGATGCCGTTGGAGACACCGGCGAGGCGGGCGATGTAGGCGATGCTGGCATCGCCCATGCCGACCTGGTCGACGGCTTCGAGGGTCGCGTTGATCAGTTGCGAACGGCGGATCGGCTGCATTCCGACCTTGGGCATCAGGCACTCCAGACGACGAATTCGGACGAAGGAAAGCGCGCAGTCTAGGGCGTATCAAATTGATCGATCAATCAAGAAGGTCGCTTCAAGGATGACCCGTCGGTCAAAGGCATGCGCCGTGAAGCGTTGGAAAAGGCGGGAGGCATAACGAAAAACGGCGATGCGTACCGGGGGCACGCATCGCCGTCGAGAGGTTGCCAGCGCTTACTTAAGCCATTCGGCCACGCGCTCGGGGTTCTTGGCGATCCAGGCCTTGGCGGCCTCTTCGGGCTTGGCGCCCTCGCGGATGGCCAGCATCACGGCGCCCACTTCCTCGCCGTTCCAGGAGAATTTCTTGAGGAAAGCGGTGGCTTCCGGCGCCTTGGCTTCCAGGCCCGGGTTGACCACGGTGTCGACGTGTTCGTCGTCGCCGAAGACCTTCTTCGGGTCTTCGAGGAAGCGCAGTTTCCACTTGGCGAACATCCAGTGCGGAATCCAGCCGGTGACGACGATGGGCTTCTGCGCCTTCTCGGCGCGGGTCAGGGCGGTGGCCATGGCCGGGCCGGAGCTGGGCATCAGCTTGATGTCGAGGTTGTACTGCTTGATGGCGTCTTCGGTGCGGCGCATCACGCCAGCGCCGGCGTCGATGCCGGTGATCTTGCCGTCGAAGTCCTTGCTGTATTTGTTCAGGTCTTCGATGGATTTGGCTTGCACGTAGTCGGGCACGATCAGGCCGATCTTGGCGCCCTTGTAGTTGGAGCCGAGGACCACGACCTTGTCTTTCAGCTTCTCGAAGTATTCGCCGTGGGTGGCGGGCAGCCAGGCGGAGAGGGTGCCATCCAGGTCGCCGCGGGCGATGCCCTGCCACATGATGGCGGGCTCCACCGGCTTGAGCTCGACGCCGTAGCCGAGTTTCTCCTTGAGTATCTCGCCGGCGACGTGGGTGGCGGCGACGCTGTCGTCCCAGCCGTTGACGTAACCGATCTTCAGGGTGGGTTTGTCAGCGGCGTGGGCGCCGAGGCCAATGGCCAGGGCGGCGATGCCGATGGATTGCAGACACAGGGACTTCAGCTTTCGCATACGTAATGCTCCATCAGGTGGGATTGGCAGCTAGCTACGTTGGATGCCACGGGCCCGTTCTCGGGCGGGCTGGGTGGCGCTGCACGCCACGGCCCGGTGGGGCCGTGGCGGCAGGAGACGGGAAGCGGAAAATCAGAGGCCGACGTGTTTCTTGACGGCGGCGGCGCCGTCCTGGCCATCGAGGGTGGTGACGCCGGCCAGCCACTTGTCGAGGATCGCCGGGTTGGCCTTGATCCAGTCCTTGGCGACCACGACCGGGTCTTCCTTCTTGAGGACGCGGTCCATCAGCTGGCTTTCGATCTCGACGCTGAACTGCAGGTTGTTCAGCAGCTTGCCGACGTTGCCGCAGCGCGCCTCGTAATCCGGCGGTACCACGGTGTAGACCTTGGCGGCGCCGAAGTCCGGGCCGAACACGTCATCGCCACCGGCGAGGTAGGTGAGGTCGAACTGGGTGTTCATCGGGTGCGGGGCCCAGCCGAGGAAGACCACCGGCTCCTTCTTCTTCACCGCGCGCTGCACCTGGACCAGCATGCCGGCCTCGCTGGACTCGACCATGCGGAAGCCGCCGAGACCGAACTGGTCGCCCTTGATCATCTTGTCGATCAGCAGGTTGCCGTCGTTGCCCGGCTCGATGCCGTAGATCTTGCCGCCCAGCTGGTCCTTGAACTTGGCGATGTCCTGGAAGCTCTTCAGGCCCGCTTCGGCGGCGTAGGTGGGCACGGCCAGGGTGTACTTGGCGCCTTCCAGGTTGGCGGTCGGCAGCACCTTCACGCCGTTGCCCTTGGTGAAGGGCTCGATCACGGCGTCCATGGAGGGCGCCCAGTAGCCGAGGAACACGTCGATCTGCTTGTTCTTCACGCCGGTGAAGGCGATCGGTACAGAGGCCATGATCTTGCGCGGGGTGTAGCCCAGGCCCTCGGTGAGGACCATCGCGACGCCGGTGGTGGCGGAGATGTCGGCCCAGCCGATCTCGGCGAAACGCACCTGTTTGCAGCTCTCCGGGTCCTGTGCCCACGCGCCTTGCACCAGCGCGCAGGCCAGCAAGCCGGCACCCGCGATCTTCTTCATGTTCATCATCTGCAACTCCCTGCTACTGGAAAGTGATGGCTTCTGTTTTCTAGGTATACGTTATTGCCGTTGCAGCTTGGCCCGCGCGCTCAGCCAGCCGAACAGACGGCCGCGGGAAGCGGTTTGCGGGGTGCCGAAGCTTTCGGTGATGCGGTCGAGGATGATCGCCAGCAGCACCACGGCCATGCCGCTTTCGAAGCCCAGGCCGATGTCCAGGCGCTGGATACTGGCGAGCACGTCGTTGCCCAGGCCGCCGGCGCCGACCATCGAGGCGATGATCACCATCGACAGCGCCATCATGATGGTCTGGTTGACCCCGGCCATGATCGACGGCATCGCGTTCGGCAGCTGCACCTTGTATAGCAGCTGCCAGCTGGTGCAGCCGAAGGATTGCCCGGCCTCGACGATTTCCTTGTTCACCTGGCGGATACCGAGGCTGGTGAGGCGCACCGCCGGCGGCATGGCGAAGATCACCGTGGCGATGATCCCGGGCACGCGGCCGAGGCCGAAGAGCATGGCGGCGGGGATCAGGTAGACGAACGCCGGCATGGTCTGCATGAAGTCGAGGATGGGACGGATGATGTAGGCGACCCGTTCGCTCTTCGCCGCCCAGATGCCCAGGGGCACGCCCAGCAACAGGCTGATCAGGGTGGAGGAGAAGGTCAGCCCGAGGGTGACCACCGTCTGTTCCCAGAAGCCGGTGAGCACGATGAGCACGAAGGCGGCGGCGGTGAACAGGGCGAACTTGACGCCGATGCGCCACAGCCCGAGGCCGACGAAGACGGCGATCACCAGCCAGGCCGGCGGCCACATGAGGAAGCGTTCGATCAGCTCGGAGAAGCCGCTGACCACCGCGCCGATGTTCTCGAAGGCACCGCTGTAGTTATCCAGCAGGTGCTGGACGACGTCGTTGACCCAGCTGCCCAGATCCAGTTTCTCGCTCATGGTCATTCTCCCTGCAGACGGCTAAGCAGGCGGCCCTTGCTGATGGCGCCGCAGTAATGGCCGTCCTGGTCGACGACAGGGATGGGGCCTTCGTTGTCCACCAGGCGTTCGATCACCTGTTCCAGCGGAAGGTCCTCGGGTACCGGCACGATGTGCTTGAGCAGTTCAGGCTCCAGGCACTTGTTCTGGCCTTCTTCCACCAGCAGGGCGATCTTCTCCAGGCTGATGGAGCCACGGAACTTGTTGTCCTCGTCGACGATGAAGGCGTAGTGCTTGTCCAGTGCCTGCAGCTCCTGGCACACCTGCTGGGCGTTGGGCGCCTTGCCGTTATGCACGTAGAGCGGGACGCTATCGGACTTGAGCTGGCCAGCGGTGAGGTAGCGGCTGGTGTCGACGGTGTCGAAGAAGTTGCGCACGTAGTCGTTGGCGGGCTTCTCGATCAGTTCCTGCGGGGTGCCGACCTGGACCAGCTTGCCGCCTTCCATGATGCCGATGCGGGTGCCGATGCGCATGGCCTCCTCGATATCGTGGGAGACGAAGATGATGGTGCGACGGTGAGTCTTCTGCAGCGCCAGGAGGACGTCCTGCATCTCGCGGCGCTTGAGCGGGTCGAGGGCCGAGAAGGCCTCGTCCATGATGATCATCGAGGGGTCGACCGCCAGGGCGCGGGCCAGGCCGACGCGCTGCTGCATGCCGCCGGACAGCTCGTGGGGGTACTTCTGCGCGAAGGGTGCCAGGCCCACCTGCTCCAGCACTTCCATGGCGCGCTGCTCGCGTTCCTTCTTGCCCTTGCCGGCCACTTCGAGACCGAAGGCGGCGTTGTCCAGCACGGTGCGCGAAGGCATCAGGGCGAAGGACTGGAAGACCATGCTCATGTCGCGGCGACGCAGGTCGATCAGTTGCGCCTTGGGCAGCTTGGCGACGTTCTGGCCGTCGATGAACACGTCACCGGCGGTGGGCTCGATCAGCCGGTTGATCAGGCGGATGAGCGTGGACTTGCCCGAACCGGAGAGGCCCATGAGCACGAATATCTCGCCTTCCTCGACGCTGAACGACACGTCGCTGACGCCGATCACCGCGCCACGTTCGGCGAGGATCCTTTCCTTGCTCCAGCCTTGCTTGAGCAAGTCGATGGCTTCTTGTGGCTGTTGGCCGAAAACCTTGTAGAGGTTCTGGACAACGATTTTTCCAGACTGCATGGGATGGTTCCCCTTCAGTAGACATCCAGATCAGCTACACGGGACCGGACGGGCGCCACGGGGACGCGCCGACAGGCGATGCCGACTGTTATTGCCTGTGTGGGTTTACTGGTTCCAGGGCTTGGCAGGAGAATCGCGCAACCGGCGGAGCGGGCTAGGCACTGCACGGATTCGAGGATTCGCCATGACACCTGGGGTGTATGGACGAGCGTTCGATTCCTTGAGTTCCTAACCATCATTCCGCTGTTTTGCAAACCGCTTTCCAAACCCTCTGGCAGTGCTACGAAACCCTGTCCTTGGGTCGATCAACACCTCGTCCTGAGGTGTGCGTACATCCGAAATTTCTTGTAGGGCGGGCGCCTTAGACATTGGCTCCGCCGTTTTCTGTTCTTCGGTCCAGGGCTGAGGGCCCAGGTCTGTCAGTTCAGGCTTGAAAGGACAGCGACGAAATCGGCTGAGTCAACGATATAGCCTCGGTAGCCGGGCAATTGTCGGTTTACGACCCTGACGTGTTGGGCGACGACACAAGGCCGGTTGCCGAAAAAAACCATAACAGAAATTTTTCACCTGTTGGGGATGCTGAAACCCGCGCAGGGCGCGGGTTTCAGGGGTTGACACGGCCTCAGGCAAGAGCTGCCGGGGGCTACAGCGGATTCGAGAAAAAGCGAAATTCATGGCGCTACGGCAAGCCCGAGGGCGGCATTCGCCATTTTCCCGTCGCGGGTGGTGACGCCCACCAGCCACTTCTCCAATTGCTCCGGATGCGCCTTCAGCCAGGCCTTGGCTTCGCGCCGGCGGTTGGTGCTCTGGTTGAGGATGGCCCCCATCAGGTGGTTCTCCATATCCAGGCTGAACTCCAGGTTGCCCAGCAGGCGCCCGAGGTTGGGGCATTCCTTGGCCAGACCGGCGCGGGTGTTGGTGTAGACAGTGGCGCCGCCGAAGTCGGGGCCGAAGTAATCGTCGCCGCCAGCCAGGTAATGCATCTGGAACTGGTTGTTCATCGGGTGCGGCTCCCAGCCGAGGAACACCACCCATTGCTTGAGGTGTTCGGCGCGCTTCACCTGGGCCAGCATGCCACTCTCGCTGGACTCCACCAGCTTGAAGTCGGCGAGGCCGAACGCCTTGTCGTCGATCATCTTCTGGATCAACTTGTTCCCATCGTTGCCAGGCTCGATGCCGTAGAGCTTGCCGCCCAGTTCCTTCTTGAACTTTGCCAGGTCGGCGAAGCTTTTCAGGCCGCCGTCATAGGCGGCCTGGTTGACCGCCAGGGTGTACTTGGCGCCCTTGAGGTTGGCACCGAGGGTGTCCACGCTGCCGTTCTCGCGGTAGGGCGCGATGTCGTTTTCCATGCTCGGCATCCAGTTGCCGAGGAACACGTCGATCTTCTTTTCCGACAGCGCCTTGTAGGTGTCGGGCACCGAGAGCCGCTTGACCTGGGTGCTGTAGCCGAGCTCGGCGAGCACGTAGCGGGTGACGGCGGTGGTGACGGTGATATCGGTCCAGCCGACATCGGCGAAACGGACGGTCTTGCAGGATTCCGGTTCAACGGCGGCCTGTGCCAGCAGCGGGGTGCAGAGCGCTACGGCCAGGAACCGGGGGATCAATGGGTTCATGGGGACTTCCACAGCAGAGTCGAGGGGATGGCGATCGCCTGTCCGCGCGGCGAACGGACTGCTGCTGGCCGGTGCGGGTGCGCCCGGATCATGTGACGAAGTCGGGCGGGCTTCTACGAAGCAGGTCGCAAGCAGGAAGGTGCTGTCGCTTTTTCATCCATGACGCCGCGGCGTATTTGGACACGAGCGGGTCGGTGTGGGACGCCGGCTCGCGGTGGAAATGCAGATGATGTCGGCCACGCCCCATCACCCGTCGCGGAGACCATCGTGGCTATCAGCGTGTTCGACCTGTTCAAGATCGGTATCGGTCCCTCCAGTTCCCATACCGTCGGCCCCATGCGCGCTGCGGTGCTCTTCGTCGGCGCTCTGCGTGAGCGCCAGCTGCTGGAGCGGGTGACGCGCCTGGAGGTGAACCTCTACGGCTCGCTTTCCGCTACCGGCATCGGCCATGGCACCGACCGTGCCGTGATCATGGGCCTGATGGGCGAGTGGCCGGACCGCATCGACCCCAAGCAGATTGCCCCGCGTATCGCCGAGCTGCTCGCCAGCGGCACCTTGCCGCTGGATGGTCGCCTGCCGGTGCCCTTCGACTGGCAGCGTGACATGCGCCTGCTCGACGAGAACCTGCCCTACCACCCCAACGCCATGACCCTGGTGGCCTTCGGTGAGAGCGGCGAGCTGCACCGCGACACCTACTATTCCGTCGGCGGCGGTTTCGTCGTCGACGCCGAGCAGGCCGCCGCCGGCCAGCTCGACCAGGATCACACCCGGCTGCCCTACGACTTCTCCAGCGCCGAGGAGCTGTTGCAGCTGTGCAAGCGCCATGGCTTGCGGGTTTCCGAACTGATGCTGGCCAACGAGAAGGCCTGGCGCAGCGAGGCGGATATCCGCGCCGGGCTGCTGCGCCTGTGGGACGCCATGCGCGAATGCGTGGACAACGGCCTGAGCCAGGAAGGCATCCTGCCCGGCGGCCTCAACGTGCGTCGCCGCGCCGCCAGGCTGCACCGCAGCCTGCAGGAGCTGGGCAAACCCAATGTCATCGGCTCGACCATGAGCGCCATGGAGTGGGTCAACCTCTTCGCCCTGGCGGTGAACGAGGAGAACGCCGCCGGCGGGCGCATGGTCACCGCGCCCACCAATGGCGCGGC includes the following:
- the betI gene encoding transcriptional regulator BetI; amino-acid sequence: MPKVGMQPIRRSQLINATLEAVDQVGMGDASIAYIARLAGVSNGIISHYFKDKNGLLEATMRHLMQALSTAVRERRAALGDDSARAHLRAIIDGNFDDSQVNGPAMKTWLAFWATSMHQPALRRLQRVNDHRLYSNLCCEFRRVLPQEPARAAARGLAALIDGLWLRSALTGTTFNARQALQIAYDYLDLQLAKATG
- a CDS encoding glycine betaine ABC transporter substrate-binding protein; this encodes MRKLKSLCLQSIGIAALAIGLGAHAADKPTLKIGYVNGWDDSVAATHVAGEILKEKLGYGVELKPVEPAIMWQGIARGDLDGTLSAWLPATHGEYFEKLKDKVVVLGSNYKGAKIGLIVPDYVQAKSIEDLNKYSKDFDGKITGIDAGAGVMRRTEDAIKQYNLDIKLMPSSGPAMATALTRAEKAQKPIVVTGWIPHWMFAKWKLRFLEDPKKVFGDDEHVDTVVNPGLEAKAPEATAFLKKFSWNGEEVGAVMLAIREGAKPEEAAKAWIAKNPERVAEWLK
- a CDS encoding choline ABC transporter substrate-binding protein, with amino-acid sequence MMNMKKIAGAGLLACALVQGAWAQDPESCKQVRFAEIGWADISATTGVAMVLTEGLGYTPRKIMASVPIAFTGVKNKQIDVFLGYWAPSMDAVIEPFTKGNGVKVLPTANLEGAKYTLAVPTYAAEAGLKSFQDIAKFKDQLGGKIYGIEPGNDGNLLIDKMIKGDQFGLGGFRMVESSEAGMLVQVQRAVKKKEPVVFLGWAPHPMNTQFDLTYLAGGDDVFGPDFGAAKVYTVVPPDYEARCGNVGKLLNNLQFSVEIESQLMDRVLKKEDPVVVAKDWIKANPAILDKWLAGVTTLDGQDGAAAVKKHVGL
- a CDS encoding ABC transporter permease, whose amino-acid sequence is MSEKLDLGSWVNDVVQHLLDNYSGAFENIGAVVSGFSELIERFLMWPPAWLVIAVFVGLGLWRIGVKFALFTAAAFVLIVLTGFWEQTVVTLGLTFSSTLISLLLGVPLGIWAAKSERVAYIIRPILDFMQTMPAFVYLIPAAMLFGLGRVPGIIATVIFAMPPAVRLTSLGIRQVNKEIVEAGQSFGCTSWQLLYKVQLPNAMPSIMAGVNQTIMMALSMVIIASMVGAGGLGNDVLASIQRLDIGLGFESGMAVVLLAIILDRITESFGTPQTASRGRLFGWLSARAKLQRQ
- a CDS encoding quaternary amine ABC transporter ATP-binding protein, whose product is MQSGKIVVQNLYKVFGQQPQEAIDLLKQGWSKERILAERGAVIGVSDVSFSVEEGEIFVLMGLSGSGKSTLIRLINRLIEPTAGDVFIDGQNVAKLPKAQLIDLRRRDMSMVFQSFALMPSRTVLDNAAFGLEVAGKGKKEREQRAMEVLEQVGLAPFAQKYPHELSGGMQQRVGLARALAVDPSMIIMDEAFSALDPLKRREMQDVLLALQKTHRRTIIFVSHDIEEAMRIGTRIGIMEGGKLVQVGTPQELIEKPANDYVRNFFDTVDTSRYLTAGQLKSDSVPLYVHNGKAPNAQQVCQELQALDKHYAFIVDEDNKFRGSISLEKIALLVEEGQNKCLEPELLKHIVPVPEDLPLEQVIERLVDNEGPIPVVDQDGHYCGAISKGRLLSRLQGE
- a CDS encoding choline ABC transporter substrate-binding protein codes for the protein MNPLIPRFLAVALCTPLLAQAAVEPESCKTVRFADVGWTDITVTTAVTRYVLAELGYSTQVKRLSVPDTYKALSEKKIDVFLGNWMPSMENDIAPYRENGSVDTLGANLKGAKYTLAVNQAAYDGGLKSFADLAKFKKELGGKLYGIEPGNDGNKLIQKMIDDKAFGLADFKLVESSESGMLAQVKRAEHLKQWVVFLGWEPHPMNNQFQMHYLAGGDDYFGPDFGGATVYTNTRAGLAKECPNLGRLLGNLEFSLDMENHLMGAILNQSTNRRREAKAWLKAHPEQLEKWLVGVTTRDGKMANAALGLAVAP
- a CDS encoding L-serine ammonia-lyase, with product MAISVFDLFKIGIGPSSSHTVGPMRAAVLFVGALRERQLLERVTRLEVNLYGSLSATGIGHGTDRAVIMGLMGEWPDRIDPKQIAPRIAELLASGTLPLDGRLPVPFDWQRDMRLLDENLPYHPNAMTLVAFGESGELHRDTYYSVGGGFVVDAEQAAAGQLDQDHTRLPYDFSSAEELLQLCKRHGLRVSELMLANEKAWRSEADIRAGLLRLWDAMRECVDNGLSQEGILPGGLNVRRRAARLHRSLQELGKPNVIGSTMSAMEWVNLFALAVNEENAAGGRMVTAPTNGAAGIIPAVLHYYMKFNPEASDGDVVDYLLGAAAVGILCKKNASISGAEVGCQGEVGSACAMAAAGLAEVLGATPEQLENAAEIGLEHNLGLTCDPVGGLVQVPCIERNAIAAVKAINAAQMALRGDGEHFISLDQVIRTMRDTGADMHDKYKETSRGGLAVSAIEC